A genomic window from Vitis riparia cultivar Riparia Gloire de Montpellier isolate 1030 chromosome 16, EGFV_Vit.rip_1.0, whole genome shotgun sequence includes:
- the LOC117933732 gene encoding stilbene synthase 2 codes for MASVEEIRNAQRAKGPATILAIGTATPDHCVYQSDYADYYFKVTKSEHMTALKKKFNRICDKSMIKKRYIHLTEEMLEEHPNIGAYMAPSLNIRQEIITAEVPKLGKEAALKALKEWGQPKSKITHLVFCTTSGVEMPGADYKLANLLGLEPSVRRVMLYHQGCYAGGTVLRTAKDLAENNAGARVLVVCSEITVVTFRGPSEDALDSLVGQALFGDGSAAVIVGSDPDISIERPLFQLVSAAQTFIPNSAGAIAGNLREVGLTFHLWPNVPTLISENVEKCLTQAFDPLGISDWNSLFWIAHPGGPAILDAVEAKLNLDKKKLEATRHVLSEYGNMSSACVLFILDEMRKKSLKGERATTGEGLDWGVLFGFGPGLTIETVVLHSIPMVTN; via the exons ATGGCTTCAGTCGAGGAAATTAGAAACGCTCAACGTGCCAAGGGTCCGGCCACCATCCTAGCCATTGGCACAGCTACCCCCGACCACTGTGTCTACCAGTCTGATTATGCTGATTACTATTTCAAGGTCACTAAGAGCGAGCACATGACTGCGTTGAAGAAGAAGTTCAATCGCATAT GTGACAAATCCATGATCAAGAAGCGTTACATTCATTTGACCGAAGAAATGCTTGAGGAGCACCCAAACATTGGTGCTTATATGGCTCCATCTCTTAACATACGCCAAGAGATTATCACTGCTGAGGTACCCAAGCTCGGTAAGGAAGCAGCATTGAAGGCTCTTAAAGAGTGGGGTCAGCCTAAATCGAAGATCACCCACCTTGTATTTTGTACCACCTCAGGTGTAGAAATGCCTGGTGCAGATTATAAACTCGCTAATCTTTTAGGCCTCGAACCATCTGTCAGAAGAGTGATGTTGTACCATCAAGGGTGCTATGCAGGTGGAACTGTCCTTCGAACCGCTAAGGATCTTGCAGAGAATAATGCAGGAGCACGAGTTCTTGTGGTGTGCTCTGAGATCACAGTTGTTACATTTCGCGGCCCTTCCGAAGATGCTTTGGACTCTTTAGTTGGCCAAGCCCTTTTTGGTGATGGTTCTGCAGCTGTAATCGTAGGATCAGATCCGGATATCTCAATTGAACGACCACTCTTCCAGCTTGTCTCAGCAGCCCAAACATTTATTCCTAATTCTGCAGGTGCCATTGCAGGAAACTTACGTGAGGTGGGACTCACCTTTCATTTGTGGCCCAATGTGCCCACTTTAATTTCTGAGAACGTAGAGAAATGTTTGACTCAGGCTTTTGACCCACTTGGTATTAGCGATTGGAACTCGTTATTTTGGATTGCTCACCCAGGTGGCCCTGCAATTCTTGATGCAGTTGAAGCAAAACTCAATTTAGATAAAAAGAAACTCGAAGCAACGAGGCATGTGCTAAGTGAGTATGGAAACATGTCAAGTGCATGTgtgttgtttattttggatgagATGAGAAAGAAATCCCTTAAGGGGGAGAGGGCCACCACGGGTGAAGGATTGGATTGGGGAGTATTATTCGGTTTTGGACCAGGCTTGACTATTGAAACTGTTGTGTTGCATAGCATTCCTATGGTTACAAATTAA